From Arachis hypogaea cultivar Tifrunner chromosome 3, arahy.Tifrunner.gnm2.J5K5, whole genome shotgun sequence:
GTCACATAAATATAGAAGCCATGAAATTTTAGATAatgaaatatttattattttttgagttaattgttCTTTATTTATCATGAATCTTATCAAATTAGGTGAGGTTTTATTTACTCCAAAAATTATCacgattttttataaataaacacGTCACAATAATTAAAGGTACATATAAATACTATAGTTAAATTTTacgtaataaattaataaaaaagattacCTATTGTCTACCATTATTTATTATGGTAAAAAACCAAattgatatatatttttctttagaaACTATTTAAGTTGAGAATAAAATCTTCAAGATCTACCTATTAGTTTACTCTATAAATTATCATTGTATCTTCAATAATAAGACCTACTTGTAAATGATTATTGAAGAATGAATAAGTTTTTATTGAATTCAAATACCACTATGAAAAATCCTTCCCTAAGatatttttgcattgtttttaagAAAATGCCTCATATATAATATtgcatatatacaaaaaaaataaagactgtaaaagagaaaaaaataataaaataaatcatataacAAAAGTTAAATCAATGTTACATTACATATGATATATAATAACTAGCaatataagaaaaattcaaaaaacactAAGACTCgatttgataaaaatttttaaagcgataaattaaaatatataaatattttattctgtgtttagtttaaaaaaatcatGTGATTGTACTTTTaagttgaaaaaaatataaaaatttttgaaaatacagTAGAATTAATTTGTGTTTTTCAAAGTTAAGAAACTTGATATAACCTTATATTAATGaatattcatatttatatttatttttactgttTGTTACATTTATGTATTCCTATGAATAAAGTCATTTTAAATGATAAAAGAATTGTCAAAGATAATTTTTGTAACTTGtagttattattaaaaataatttttattttaatttattaataaacataattatcacaacttttaaaaaatatatttaaaaaaccaATTTTAATAAATTACTTTTGAAATTTTAAGGTTTTACCATCTCAAACCTaagtatattttgttttatattttgaaaagaagagaaaaatggaAATGAGATTATTAGCTATCGACTAGAAATCCTATTAGTTACATTCACTTTTGtattgatatatatatacattgaaatgcttgatattttatattttccaagATAAATCCACAACAGatacttttaaatatttcttGCTCCCTCCATTTcttctatctatatatatatgcaaataaatttactacatttattattattaaacacaTTCATAtaaaagttaatatttaattcaaattaaagttaatatataatataaattagagTAAAGTGATAATTACATTcttaaaatcttttattttggatTAATATGTTTTtgaataaacaaaatattaattaaatcctTCACAATAATAAATGAtagatatgtatatttttttattaatgaataatgtaaaataaattagaattactaatgatattttattataattactaATGTATTAGTTAAttctataaattaataaattatcatGATATCTTCAATAATAAGACCTActtgtaaatgattatttaagaataaataagTTCAAATACTAGTATGAAAAATCCTTCCCCTAAGATATTTGTGCATTGTTTTTAAGAAAATGcctctttttgtttcttgctcCTCGTCGGAttgtaaataatattattataggtTGAAATAGGAATTTTGTTTGTGTTGTTGCTGTCACATTTTGACACACAAGCTAAGAAATGAGATGAATAGGAAGCTGTTATTTGAGAAGTTTTTTGaccagagaaaataaaatgaaaagaagGAGAGTCAAAAGAAaagctaagaaaaagaaaaacacagaaaagaAAAGGGCTATAGAAAGCATATCCAGACCAACCCAACCAACCTTGTATATTTGTTTCCACATACACTCACTCTTCTTCATCCcccttcaattcaattcatcacaCAAGCTCCAATCCATCCATGTCCACCAACGACATGGATTTCCCATTACCACCCTTAccctcaccaccaccaccaccaacaacaacaacaacccctCACCCTCTTAACCTAGACAACCTTAAAGCCCTCAAAATCCTTGGCAAAGGTGCCATGGGCACCGTCTTCCTCGTCCACGACATCACCGCCACCTCTACCACCTTCTTCGCCCTCAAGGTCGTCGATAAAACCACCCACCACGGCAAGCTTGACGCCGACCGCCGCGCCCGCTGGGAAATCGAAGTCCTCTCCAAGCTCTCCAGCCACCCCTTCCTCCCTTCCCTCCTGGGCTCCCTCGACACTCCGGACTTCCTCGCCTGGGCCCTACCATACTGCCCCGGTGGCGACCTCAACCGCCTCCGCTACCGGCAAAACGACCGCGTGTTCTCCCCCTCCGTCATCCGGTTCTACCTCGCGGAGATTCTGTGCGCCCTCCACCACCTCCATTCCCTCGGTATCGCGTACCGTGACCTCAAACCGGAAAATGTCCTCATCCAACACAACGGTCACGTGACACTCACGGACTTCGACCTCTCACGCAAACTCACACCCAAAACCGTTGCAACAACCTCTCATACGGTTACAACAGTTGCAACTGACATTACCAACAAAGGTAACAGCATTCCGCCATCGGTTCCCACGGATCCTAATAAGATTCCATCAGAACCTCCTCATCGCAGGAGACACCGCCGGAACTTCACCCGCTGGTTCCCGCTCCACTCGCCGGATGCAGCTCGTAAGAACTTGAAGAAAGTGAAATCCGCCAGAGTCAGCCCCGTGAGTCGACGCAGGACGAGTTTCATCGGCGACGGCGAGAGGTCCAACTCGTTCGTCGGTACCGAGGAGTACGTGGCGCCGGAGGTGGTGCGCGGCGAGGGACACGATTTCGCCGTGGATTGGTGGGCGCTGGGGATTCTGGCGTATGAGATGATGTACGGTACGACGCCGTTTAAGGGGAAGAACCGCAAGGATACGTTCCGGAATGTGTTAGTGAAGTCGCCGGAGTTCGTTGGAAAACGGTCGTCGCTGACGGATCTCATCGAGAAGCTTCTGGAGAAGGAACCGACGGCGAGATTGGGGTACACTCGCGGAGCCGATGAGATCAAGGAGCACAAGTTCTTCCGAGGTGTAAGGTGGGACATGTTGACGGAGGTGGTGCGGCCGCCGTTCATTCCGGGAAGGAACGACGCCGGATCCCGTGAATCGATGGAGGGTTTGTTAGGTGGAGAGGGCGGCGTGAACATTAGAGATTATTTTCAAAGGTCGCGGTTGCCGCCGTCTTTGCCACCCTCGCCGTTGCCCTCGCCATCCGGCAAGTTCAAGAGGAATGTTTCTCTATCGGAATTCTAATGGTCACGTGCGAGGGCATTGATGGCACGTGGAAGAGTTAGTTATtcggtttattttttttaacggtGTTTACGTTGTGATTTGCTGTGCACATATAGAATAACGGTAGATCTTGAAAGAAAATCGCTAATCGGATTAGTGGTAGTTAGTTATATAGCCAAGAGTTGTAGAATACCATTGTTTTGTACGTGGAAAAAAATAacccttttccttttaattttaacttttacgTGTTTAATTTCACATATGGAACCATTTTAACTG
This genomic window contains:
- the LOC112788845 gene encoding serine/threonine-protein kinase UCNL — its product is MSTNDMDFPLPPLPSPPPPPTTTTTPHPLNLDNLKALKILGKGAMGTVFLVHDITATSTTFFALKVVDKTTHHGKLDADRRARWEIEVLSKLSSHPFLPSLLGSLDTPDFLAWALPYCPGGDLNRLRYRQNDRVFSPSVIRFYLAEILCALHHLHSLGIAYRDLKPENVLIQHNGHVTLTDFDLSRKLTPKTVATTSHTVTTVATDITNKGNSIPPSVPTDPNKIPSEPPHRRRHRRNFTRWFPLHSPDAARKNLKKVKSARVSPVSRRRTSFIGDGERSNSFVGTEEYVAPEVVRGEGHDFAVDWWALGILAYEMMYGTTPFKGKNRKDTFRNVLVKSPEFVGKRSSLTDLIEKLLEKEPTARLGYTRGADEIKEHKFFRGVRWDMLTEVVRPPFIPGRNDAGSRESMEGLLGGEGGVNIRDYFQRSRLPPSLPPSPLPSPSGKFKRNVSLSEF